In Vigna unguiculata cultivar IT97K-499-35 chromosome 3, ASM411807v1, whole genome shotgun sequence, a single genomic region encodes these proteins:
- the LOC114177912 gene encoding 14-3-3-like protein C yields MASTKERDNFVYVAKLAEQAERYEEMVDAMKNVAKLNVELTVEERNLLSVGYKNVVGARRASWRILSSIEQKEEAKGNDVSVKRIKEYRQKVESELSNICSDIMTVIDEHLIPSSTTGEPSVFFYKMKGDYYRYLAEFKSGDERKEAADHSMKAYETASTTAEAELPPTHPIRLGLALNFSVFYYEILNSPERACHLAKQAFDEAISELDTLSEESYKDSTLIMQLLRDNLTLWTSDIPEDGEEQKVDSARAAGGEEA; encoded by the exons ATGGCCTCCACCAAGGAACGCGATAACTTCGTCTACGTTGCCAAGCTCGCCGAACAAGCCGAACGCTATGAAG AAATGGTGGATGCAATGAAGAATGTGGCGAAGCTTAACGTGGAACTAACGGTTGAGGAGCGGAACCTTCTGTCGGTGGGGTACAAGAACGTGGTGGGTGCTCGTAGGGCTTCGTGGAGGATTCTTTCGTCGATTGAGCAGAAGGAAGAGGCGAAAGGGAACGATGTGAGTGTGAAGCGGATAAAGGAGTATAGGCAGAAGGTGGAGTCTGAGTTGTCCAATATCTGCAGTGATATCATGACTGTTATTGATGAGCACCTTATCCCCTCTAGCACTACTGGTGAACCTAGTGTCTTTTTCTACAAAAT GAAGGGGGACTATTACCGGTATCTCGCGGAGTTCAAGTCCGGTGATGAGAGAAAAGAGGCTGCTGATCATTCCATGAAAGCGTATGAG ACAGCTTCCACTACTGCAGAGGCTGAGTTACCTCCTACGCATCCTATCCGACTGGGTCTGGCTTTGAACTTCTCTGtcttttattatgaaattttgaactCTCCTGAAAg GGCTTGTCACCTTGCTAAGCAGGCATTTGATGAAGCAATCTCTGAGTTGGATACTCTGAGTGAAGAGTCTTACAAAGACAGCACCCTAATTATGCAGCTTCTGAGGGACAACCTCACCTTGTGGACTTCTGACATCCCTGAAGATGGAG